Proteins encoded together in one Bacteroidota bacterium window:
- a CDS encoding T9SS type A sorting domain-containing protein: MKKIIQLFVLVIFFEIICISSSFSSHIIGSDLSWKCVGNDSFLITLEIYRECNGVPIGNESINFLNAINDTTLFSVSIIKPSSIDITPTCNIVTTRCQHKSSPFVFGIEKYVYQKVVSFSSIGNVCNIRMEYYQCCRPAGISNTEYCSFFTSAELNRCLTPCDNSPVFTNEPATIVCINQHFIQSMGTIELDTQHGIGLIDSLSFELVHPRKERNASCPYKGSYSVISPLTYDGFPNDTLTFPQGFHLNPITGEIRFTPTKVQNTLLSIKVTEWRKINGIYQAIGYTHREFYIHVISCQPNAPPILTNPITNIYVNAGDSINLTLQTNDQNANDFVDIFYNNALPNASWLSNNSVKHGNATLGWKVDQNYLSSLPLRFTVLLNDSVCPLLGRSSYEFLLYRSDFAKDSISVIDSGCGNYFFYTNLDTSLYNIHWKGKFQNGFDIKAGVLVHQFTKPGEYTIGCKYYKKSDTLVQSIMFKTIKIYPIPDGFNTKDASCFGGTNGSATILHTGGTPPFRYLWSNGDTLQTTTNLGEGLYYVTINDSCNLQFHDSVIILEPGLHSIYFDSIKHVTIWNGTNGYARVSVHEGTPPFRYVWSNGDTTNYIYFQKAGKYSVIVSDSCNNAVSDTVILTEPPYIPMSSFFDSIHHNICWNGKKAYVSIMVNGGTPPYSYNWSNGDTTSFIINVAAGHYSVVVTDSFSDTLHSAIQILQPNPFYTRTDSLTHIFCRNDSSGYIKIKTLGDNPPFTHSWNNGTQGQEIKHAKAGLYFLKTSDSFECEIYDTFEIKQPDSFIITADIIQNIACQGSKNGKARINTIIGGTPNFQFLWSNGDTSRLCVKLGPGRLIAFGTDFCGNYSTDTIYLQDGLPIGNRPIIGNNYTVIDSVFDFRTDSITNANYYWFIQKGLILAGQGTYKVQVKWQNIGIDTLSVLVNIDGYCKSTSYYYPKVTVGKTEISNDFPEFYPNPASEILRIDGLNKLAVYTIRIIDINGKTCSTQQIMGVNNLDIDVSYLESGLYTISVISERNFYNSLFIKK, encoded by the coding sequence ATGAAAAAAATCATTCAACTTTTTGTACTCGTTATATTCTTTGAGATCATCTGTATTTCATCATCTTTTTCATCTCATATAATTGGTTCTGATTTATCTTGGAAGTGTGTTGGAAATGATAGTTTCCTTATTACACTTGAAATTTATCGTGAATGCAATGGAGTTCCCATTGGGAACGAATCAATTAATTTTTTAAATGCAATTAATGACACAACACTTTTTTCAGTTAGTATTATAAAACCGTCTTCAATAGATATAACACCAACCTGCAACATTGTTACAACAAGATGTCAACACAAATCAAGTCCTTTTGTATTTGGAATTGAAAAATATGTATATCAGAAAGTTGTGTCATTCTCTTCGATTGGAAATGTCTGTAATATTAGAATGGAATATTATCAATGTTGTCGCCCTGCTGGTATTTCAAATACTGAATATTGTTCATTCTTTACTTCCGCAGAATTGAATAGATGCTTAACACCATGTGATAATTCTCCTGTATTTACAAATGAACCTGCAACAATTGTATGTATAAATCAACATTTTATACAAAGTATGGGTACAATTGAACTCGACACACAGCATGGTATTGGTTTAATTGATTCACTTAGTTTTGAACTTGTACATCCCAGAAAAGAACGTAATGCATCATGTCCTTATAAAGGCTCCTATTCTGTTATTAGCCCACTCACGTATGATGGATTTCCAAATGATACTTTAACATTTCCACAAGGCTTCCATTTAAATCCTATTACTGGAGAAATACGATTTACTCCAACCAAAGTTCAAAACACACTATTATCAATAAAAGTAACTGAATGGCGTAAAATTAATGGAATTTATCAGGCAATTGGATATACACATCGAGAATTTTATATTCATGTTATTTCATGTCAACCAAACGCACCACCTATTCTCACAAATCCGATTACAAATATTTATGTTAATGCTGGGGATTCAATCAATTTAACATTGCAAACAAATGATCAAAACGCAAACGACTTTGTTGATATTTTTTATAATAATGCTTTGCCAAATGCTTCCTGGTTATCTAATAATTCTGTTAAGCATGGAAATGCAACTTTAGGATGGAAAGTTGATCAAAATTATCTTAGCTCACTGCCTCTAAGATTTACAGTACTTCTTAATGATAGTGTATGCCCTTTATTAGGACGTTCATCCTATGAGTTTTTATTATACAGAAGCGATTTTGCAAAAGATAGTATTAGTGTAATTGACTCAGGATGTGGCAACTACTTTTTTTATACAAATCTTGATACTTCTCTATATAATATTCACTGGAAAGGAAAATTTCAAAATGGATTTGATATTAAAGCTGGAGTTCTGGTACATCAATTTACAAAACCTGGTGAATACACAATTGGTTGTAAATATTATAAAAAAAGTGACACCTTAGTTCAATCAATAATGTTTAAGACTATAAAAATCTATCCAATTCCCGATGGATTTAATACAAAGGACGCTAGTTGTTTTGGAGGCACCAATGGTTCAGCTACAATATTACATACAGGAGGAACACCACCCTTCAGATATCTTTGGTCCAATGGTGATACATTACAAACTACAACAAATCTTGGTGAAGGATTATACTATGTTACAATAAATGATTCATGCAATTTACAATTTCATGATAGTGTCATTATCCTTGAACCTGGCCTTCATTCTATATATTTTGATTCAATAAAGCATGTTACTATCTGGAATGGAACAAATGGCTATGCGCGAGTTTCGGTTCATGAAGGAACCCCTCCTTTTCGATATGTATGGTCAAATGGAGATACAACAAACTACATTTACTTTCAGAAAGCAGGTAAATATTCAGTAATTGTCTCAGATTCATGCAATAATGCAGTCAGTGATACTGTTATACTTACCGAACCACCATACATTCCAATGAGTTCATTTTTCGACTCAATTCATCACAATATATGCTGGAATGGCAAAAAAGCATATGTAAGCATAATGGTAAATGGAGGAACACCACCTTATTCCTATAATTGGTCGAATGGAGATACAACCAGCTTTATCATCAATGTTGCAGCTGGTCATTATTCTGTGGTCGTTACTGATTCTTTTTCCGACACATTACATAGCGCAATTCAGATATTACAACCAAATCCCTTTTACACACGTACAGATAGCCTCACCCATATATTTTGCAGAAATGATAGTTCAGGATATATCAAGATCAAAACATTGGGAGACAATCCTCCTTTCACCCATTCATGGAATAATGGAACTCAAGGGCAAGAAATAAAGCATGCTAAAGCAGGGCTTTACTTCCTTAAAACATCTGATTCATTTGAGTGTGAAATTTATGATACTTTTGAGATAAAACAACCTGATTCCTTTATTATTACTGCTGATATTATTCAAAACATAGCTTGTCAGGGATCAAAAAATGGAAAGGCCAGAATAAACACAATTATAGGAGGAACTCCGAATTTTCAATTCTTGTGGTCAAATGGCGATACTTCAAGATTATGCGTTAAACTAGGACCTGGTCGACTCATAGCATTTGGCACCGATTTTTGTGGGAATTATTCCACTGACACCATCTATTTACAAGATGGATTACCCATAGGAAACAGACCAATAATTGGCAATAATTATACTGTAATTGATTCTGTTTTTGACTTTAGAACAGATTCTATTACAAACGCAAATTATTATTGGTTCATACAAAAGGGATTGATATTAGCTGGTCAGGGAACCTATAAAGTACAAGTAAAATGGCAAAACATAGGAATTGATACTTTATCAGTATTAGTAAATATAGATGGATATTGTAAAAGCACTTCTTATTATTACCCAAAAGTTACTGTCGGTAAAACTGAAATATCAAATGACTTCCCTGAATTTTACCCCAATCCAGCTTCAGAAATATTGAGAATCGATGGATTAAATAAGCTAGCAGTTTATACAATCCGAATCATAGATATCAATGGAAAGACATGTTCTACTCAACAAATTATGGGAGTAAATAATCTTGATATTGATGTCTCATATCTTGAAAGCGGATTGTATACAATTTCAGTCATTTCCGAAAGGAACTTCTACAACTCACTATTTATCAAAAAATAA